The Brenneria rubrifaciens genome has a window encoding:
- the clpS gene encoding ATP-dependent Clp protease adapter ClpS, translating to MGKNSTGSQSENLTVDQHKEKLQPPSMYKVLLNNDDYTPMEFVIDVLQKFFSYDIERATQLMLTVHYQGKAICGVFSAEVAETKVVQVNRYARENEHPLLCTLEKA from the coding sequence ATGGGAAAAAACAGCACGGGTTCACAGTCAGAGAATCTGACGGTCGATCAACACAAAGAAAAACTACAGCCTCCATCAATGTATAAAGTGTTGTTGAACAATGATGACTATACACCGATGGAATTTGTTATTGACGTTCTGCAAAAGTTCTTTTCTTATGATATCGAACGTGCGACACAATTGATGTTGACCGTTCATTATCAGGGAAAGGCGATTTGTGGCGTGTTTAGTGCTGAAGTGGCCGAGACTAAAGTTGTACAAGTAAATCGTTATGCCAGAGAAAATGAGCACCCGTTGCTCTGTACGCTGGAAAAAGCCTGA
- the cspD gene encoding cold shock-like protein CspD — translation METGTVKWFNNAKGFGFICPEGGGEDIFAHYSTIQMDGYRTLKAGQVVRFDVHQGPKGNHASLIVPLVSEAVT, via the coding sequence ATGGAGACAGGTACTGTTAAATGGTTCAATAATGCCAAAGGTTTTGGTTTTATCTGTCCTGAAGGCGGCGGCGAAGATATTTTCGCCCACTACTCAACTATTCAAATGGACGGATACCGAACCCTAAAAGCCGGGCAGGTTGTCAGGTTTGATGTTCATCAAGGTCCGAAAGGCAATCATGCCAGTCTGATCGTGCCATTGGTGAGCGAAGCGGTTACCTGA
- a CDS encoding ATP-dependent endonuclease, with translation MYLENIEILGFRGINRLSLMLADNTVLIGENAWGKSSLLDALSLLLAPAMPLYHFGLQDFYFKPGDENSRERHLQVIFTFCETAAGHHLTPRYRSLKHVWVKGGDASLHRIFYRLEGEVDESQAVCTWRSFLDAQGHPISLNDINALAREIIRLHPVLRLRDARFMRRLRAGSLAVTLDNGSEKLAQQFEQLMRELAKNPQKLSDKELRQGLVAIRQLLEHYFSELSAVSCERHQRHERVHSGKSWRSLDNINRLIADPNSRSRRIILLELFSTLLQAKGSVVLDPHARPLLLIEDPETRLHPIMLSVAWRLLMQLPLQKITTTNSGELLSLVPMEQVCRLVRESSRVATFRIGPQGMSAEDSRRIAFHIRFNRPASLFARCWLLVEGETEVWMLNELARQCGHHFEAEGIKVIEFAQSGLRPLVKFAQRMGIEWHVLVDGDDAGKKYAALAKSMLSVTQGDSERDHLTVLPASDMEHYMYREGFSHVYHRIAQLPEKVPLSMHKIIVKAIHRSSKPDLAIEVAMEAARMGSDAVPPLIRSTFSRVLWLARGRAD, from the coding sequence ATGTATCTGGAAAATATAGAGATACTGGGATTCCGGGGGATTAATCGTCTCTCATTGATGCTGGCTGATAATACGGTGCTGATTGGTGAGAACGCCTGGGGGAAATCCAGCCTGCTTGATGCGCTGTCGTTACTGCTGGCTCCCGCAATGCCCCTTTATCATTTCGGTTTGCAGGACTTCTATTTTAAGCCGGGGGATGAAAACAGCCGCGAACGTCATTTACAGGTCATTTTCACCTTTTGCGAAACCGCGGCAGGCCACCATTTGACACCGCGCTATCGTTCGCTCAAACATGTCTGGGTCAAAGGCGGCGATGCATCGCTGCACCGGATTTTCTATCGGTTGGAAGGTGAAGTCGACGAAAGCCAGGCCGTGTGTACCTGGCGCAGTTTTCTTGATGCACAGGGGCATCCGATTTCACTGAACGACATTAATGCTCTGGCGCGGGAAATCATTCGTCTCCATCCCGTACTGCGTCTGCGGGACGCCCGTTTTATGCGGCGCTTACGCGCAGGTTCGCTGGCGGTCACCCTAGATAACGGCAGTGAAAAGCTGGCGCAACAGTTTGAACAACTGATGCGTGAACTTGCCAAAAATCCGCAGAAACTCTCGGATAAAGAACTGCGGCAGGGGTTGGTTGCGATAAGGCAATTGCTGGAGCACTATTTTTCTGAACTGAGTGCGGTTTCCTGTGAGCGTCATCAGCGGCATGAACGGGTGCATAGCGGTAAATCCTGGCGTTCGCTGGATAACATCAACCGGCTGATTGCCGACCCTAATAGCCGCAGTCGCCGGATTATTTTGCTGGAGCTCTTTTCCACGCTGCTACAGGCGAAAGGATCGGTGGTACTGGACCCGCACGCCCGTCCTCTTCTGCTGATCGAAGATCCTGAAACGCGTCTGCATCCAATCATGTTGTCGGTGGCATGGAGATTGCTGATGCAGTTGCCGCTACAGAAAATCACCACGACGAACTCCGGCGAACTGTTGTCGCTGGTGCCGATGGAGCAGGTGTGCCGTCTGGTGCGTGAATCTTCACGCGTGGCGACATTTCGCATCGGCCCGCAAGGGATGAGCGCGGAAGACAGTCGACGAATCGCCTTCCATATCCGCTTTAACCGTCCAGCGTCACTGTTCGCCCGGTGCTGGTTGCTGGTGGAAGGGGAGACGGAAGTCTGGATGCTTAATGAACTGGCGCGCCAGTGCGGGCATCATTTTGAAGCGGAAGGCATTAAGGTGATCGAGTTTGCCCAGTCGGGGCTGCGTCCGTTAGTGAAATTTGCCCAGCGGATGGGTATAGAATGGCATGTGCTGGTGGACGGTGACGACGCCGGGAAAAAGTATGCGGCTCTTGCGAAAAGCATGCTGTCTGTTACGCAGGGGGACAGCGAGCGGGATCATCTGACGGTGCTGCCTGCGTCGGATATGGAGCACTACATGTACCGTGAAGGCTTTAGTCATGTCTACCACCGCATTGCGCAACTGCCGGAAAAAGTCCCGCTCTCGATGCATAAGATTATCGTTAAAGCGATCCATCGCTCGTCAAAACCCGATTTGGCGATTGAAGTGGCAATGGAAGCGGCGAGAATGGGAAGTGATGCGGTTCCGCCGTTGATTCGCAGCACGTTTTCCCGCGTATTATGGCTGGCTCGCGGACGCGCCGATTAA
- a CDS encoding lysine exporter LysO family protein yields MYSGLLIILLPLIVGYLVPLRAKKALRSINRLQCWMVYVILFLMGISLAFLENLGSNLLLIFRYVAVFFACIIAANAVALWLWGKHDVWVGKLRQEAPPSRLHMLLDSLTLCLVVFGGFVLGLSQWPGLAYASQGSEYALILLLFFVGVQLRNSGMTLRQIVLNRRGAAVALVIGSSALVGGLIAAWVLGLPLTTGLAMASGYGWYSLSGILLTDAFGPVIGSAAFFNDLARELLAITLIPTLAQRNLAYALGLCGATSMDFTLPVLQRSAGVEMVPAAIVHGFLLSLATPILMAVFLS; encoded by the coding sequence ATGTATTCGGGATTATTAATCATTTTGTTGCCGCTTATCGTTGGCTATCTGGTGCCGTTACGCGCGAAAAAAGCATTACGGTCAATTAACCGATTGCAGTGCTGGATGGTGTACGTGATTCTGTTTTTAATGGGGATTAGCCTGGCTTTTCTGGAAAATCTCGGCAGCAATCTGTTGCTGATCTTTCGTTACGTCGCGGTTTTCTTTGCGTGCATCATCGCGGCTAATGCCGTTGCTTTATGGCTCTGGGGAAAACATGATGTCTGGGTGGGGAAATTGAGGCAGGAAGCGCCCCCTTCACGCCTGCATATGCTTCTGGATTCCTTAACGCTGTGCCTGGTGGTGTTTGGCGGCTTTGTGCTGGGATTATCCCAGTGGCCGGGACTCGCCTACGCCAGTCAGGGCAGCGAATACGCGCTGATTCTGTTACTGTTTTTCGTGGGGGTACAGTTGCGCAACAGCGGAATGACCCTACGTCAGATTGTCCTGAACCGTCGGGGGGCGGCGGTTGCGCTGGTTATCGGCAGCAGCGCGCTGGTCGGCGGACTGATCGCGGCCTGGGTTCTCGGTCTGCCGCTGACGACCGGGCTGGCGATGGCGTCCGGTTATGGCTGGTATTCACTATCCGGTATTCTGCTGACCGATGCTTTTGGCCCGGTGATCGGCAGCGCCGCCTTTTTTAACGATCTGGCGCGTGAACTGTTGGCCATTACGCTGATCCCCACTCTGGCACAACGTAACCTCGCCTATGCGCTGGGGCTTTGCGGCGCCACGTCAATGGATTTCACGCTGCCGGTGTTGCAACGCAGCGCTGGCGTGGAGATGGTTCCGGCAGCCATTGTGCACGGTTTTCTGTTAAGCCTTGCAACCCCGATACTGATGGCGGTATTTTTGTCGTAA
- a CDS encoding N-acetylmuramoyl-L-alanine amidase, translated as MIRYMAMLMLLVLAGCQSVPPPLDQSEYQLVTTQASRAQEPRIRFLVIHYTAENLPTSLDILTNHQVSSHYLIPASPHLEKGKPVAWHLVPESQAAWHAGAGGWRGFTHLNNASIGIELENPGYRQTLIGPHWTPFASAQIALLTAIARSIVARYQIAPQNVVAHSDIAPLRKQDPGPLFPWKALAQAGIGAWPDEARVSFYLNGRPFTQPVDSGRLVDKLARYGYMLSADMTERQKRQVIAAFQLHFRPENHQGYADAQTEAIVDALLERYGAGQ; from the coding sequence ATGATCAGATACATGGCTATGCTGATGCTGCTTGTACTGGCTGGGTGCCAGTCAGTTCCGCCTCCGCTTGATCAAAGCGAGTATCAGTTGGTCACGACACAGGCGAGTCGTGCTCAGGAACCGCGCATTCGTTTTCTGGTGATTCACTATACGGCGGAGAATTTGCCGACGTCGCTTGATATTCTGACGAATCATCAAGTCAGCTCGCATTATCTGATCCCAGCCAGTCCGCACCTGGAGAAGGGCAAACCCGTCGCCTGGCATCTGGTGCCGGAATCACAGGCGGCCTGGCATGCCGGCGCTGGCGGCTGGCGTGGATTTACCCACCTGAACAACGCGTCGATTGGCATTGAACTGGAAAATCCGGGCTACCGGCAAACGCTGATCGGTCCGCACTGGACGCCATTCGCTTCAGCGCAGATTGCGTTGCTGACGGCAATCGCCCGTTCAATTGTCGCACGATATCAGATTGCGCCGCAAAACGTGGTGGCCCACAGTGATATCGCACCGCTACGTAAACAGGACCCCGGCCCGCTTTTCCCGTGGAAAGCGCTGGCGCAGGCGGGTATCGGCGCCTGGCCGGACGAGGCGAGGGTGTCGTTTTATCTCAATGGCAGACCTTTCACCCAGCCGGTGGACTCCGGTCGCTTGGTGGATAAGCTGGCGCGCTACGGCTACATGTTGTCCGCTGACATGACAGAGCGTCAGAAACGGCAGGTGATTGCGGCGTTTCAACTGCATTTCCGTCCGGAAAACCATCAGGGATACGCGGATGCGCAAACCGAAGCCATTGTGGATGCCCTGCTGGAAAGATATGGCGCCGGGCAGTAA
- a CDS encoding heavy metal-binding domain-containing protein — translation MQLSTTPSLEGFTITEYCGVVTGEAILGANVFRDFFASIRDVVGGRSGAYEKELRKARQIAFKELQMQAEDVGANAVVGIDIDYETVGKDGSMLMVTVSGTAVKVRR, via the coding sequence ATGCAATTATCTACAACACCGAGTCTGGAAGGCTTTACCATTACGGAATACTGTGGCGTGGTGACGGGAGAAGCCATACTCGGGGCCAATGTTTTTCGTGATTTCTTCGCCAGTATCCGCGATGTGGTGGGCGGACGTTCCGGTGCCTATGAAAAAGAGCTGCGCAAAGCACGGCAGATAGCGTTTAAAGAGTTGCAGATGCAGGCTGAGGATGTGGGGGCAAATGCCGTTGTGGGCATTGATATTGATTACGAAACCGTCGGCAAGGACGGCAGTATGCTCATGGTGACCGTGAGCGGGACGGCGGTGAAAGTGCGTCGTTAG
- the artP gene encoding arginine ABC transporter ATP-binding protein ArtP yields the protein MSIQLNSINCFYGAHQALFNITLDCPAGETLVLLGPSGAGKSSLLRVLNLLEMPRSGHLSIAGNQFDFNHAPPDSAIRELRQNVGMVFQQYNLWPHLSVAQNLIEAPCRVLGLSKSEAQARANKLLTRLRLNDFADRYPLHLSGGQQQRVAIARALMMEPQVLLFDEPTAALDPEITAQVVNIIHELTQTGITQVIVTHEVEFARKTASRVVYMENGHIVEQGDAAHFTQPQTPEFTSYLSH from the coding sequence ATGAGTATTCAACTAAACAGCATTAACTGTTTCTATGGCGCGCATCAAGCGCTGTTTAATATCACACTCGACTGTCCGGCAGGTGAAACGCTGGTTTTGCTTGGTCCAAGCGGCGCCGGCAAAAGCTCTCTGCTGCGCGTGCTTAACCTGCTGGAAATGCCGCGTTCAGGCCATTTGTCCATCGCCGGTAATCAGTTTGATTTCAATCATGCGCCCCCCGATAGCGCTATCCGTGAATTACGGCAGAATGTCGGCATGGTTTTCCAGCAATACAATTTGTGGCCGCATCTGAGCGTCGCGCAAAACCTGATCGAAGCACCCTGCCGCGTGCTTGGGTTAAGCAAGAGTGAGGCACAGGCGCGCGCGAACAAGTTGCTCACCCGGTTGCGTCTGAATGATTTTGCCGATCGTTATCCTCTTCATCTTTCGGGCGGTCAGCAGCAGCGCGTTGCGATTGCCCGCGCCCTGATGATGGAACCGCAAGTTCTGTTATTTGATGAGCCAACCGCCGCGCTGGACCCTGAAATCACCGCGCAGGTGGTGAACATCATCCATGAGCTGACGCAAACCGGCATCACGCAGGTTATCGTGACGCACGAAGTAGAATTCGCGCGCAAAACCGCCAGCCGGGTGGTCTATATGGAAAATGGGCACATCGTAGAACAAGGGGACGCCGCTCATTTCACCCAGCCGCAGACCCCCGAATTCACCAGCTACTTATCACATTGA
- the artJ gene encoding arginine ABC transporter substrate-binding protein: MKKVFVAVLLAGLSASVSAADTIRFATEASYPPFEFVDASNNIQGFDIDLANALCKEIQATCTFHNQAFDSLIPGLKFRRFEAVIAGMDITAERQRQVAFTQPYYDNSALFIAQKGKAADVAALKGKRVGVQNGSTHQKYLMDKHGEIVTVPYDSYQNAVLDLKNGRLDAVFGDTAVVNEWLKQNDNLSAVGQSVTDKDYFGIGLGIAVRQNNDELLKKFNDALNKIKQDGTYQTLYQKWFQQSSDAQ; encoded by the coding sequence ATGAAAAAAGTCTTCGTTGCCGTACTCCTGGCAGGTCTGAGCGCTTCCGTCAGCGCCGCCGACACTATTCGCTTCGCAACCGAAGCCTCTTATCCTCCATTTGAATTCGTTGATGCCAGCAACAACATTCAGGGCTTTGATATCGACCTTGCCAACGCGCTGTGCAAAGAGATACAGGCCACCTGTACATTCCATAATCAGGCATTCGATAGCCTGATCCCCGGTCTGAAATTTCGTCGATTTGAAGCGGTTATCGCCGGGATGGATATCACGGCGGAGCGTCAGCGGCAGGTCGCTTTTACCCAGCCTTACTATGACAACTCCGCACTGTTTATCGCGCAAAAAGGGAAAGCGGCTGATGTCGCCGCGCTGAAAGGCAAACGCGTTGGCGTGCAGAATGGCAGCACACATCAGAAATACCTGATGGATAAGCACGGCGAAATCGTCACCGTGCCTTACGACAGCTATCAGAATGCGGTACTCGATCTGAAAAATGGCCGCCTTGACGCCGTGTTTGGCGATACCGCCGTGGTAAACGAGTGGCTGAAACAGAACGATAATCTGTCCGCCGTCGGCCAGAGCGTCACCGACAAAGATTACTTCGGTATCGGTCTGGGCATCGCGGTGCGTCAGAACAACGATGAGTTGTTGAAAAAGTTCAACGATGCGCTGAATAAAATCAAGCAGGATGGTACCTATCAGACCCTCTATCAAAAATGGTTTCAGCAGTCATCCGACGCACAATGA
- the artQ gene encoding arginine ABC transporter permease ArtQ — protein sequence MIEFHPLASAAGMTVGLALCALALGLILAMLFAVWETARWKIVSWSGTALVTLLRGLPEILVVLFIYFGSSQLLLMLADGFTLNLYLVQVAVKLNIETFEVSPFFCGVIALALLYGAYASQTLRGALKAIPQGQWESGQALGLRKSAIFIRLIMPQMWRHALPGLGNQWLVLLKDTALVSLISVNDLMLQTKSIATRTQEPFTWYVIASAIYLAITLLSQYVLKRIEQRTTRFERRPS from the coding sequence ATGATTGAATTTCACCCTCTTGCAAGCGCCGCCGGGATGACCGTCGGCCTTGCCCTTTGCGCACTGGCGCTCGGTCTTATTCTTGCTATGCTGTTTGCCGTCTGGGAAACCGCCCGGTGGAAAATCGTAAGCTGGAGTGGAACCGCACTGGTGACGCTATTGCGCGGCTTGCCGGAAATTCTGGTGGTGCTGTTTATCTATTTCGGCTCTTCCCAATTACTGCTGATGCTGGCGGACGGTTTTACCCTGAATCTCTATCTGGTGCAGGTTGCGGTAAAACTGAATATTGAGACGTTCGAAGTGAGTCCGTTTTTTTGCGGTGTGATCGCCCTGGCGCTGCTGTACGGCGCTTACGCGTCGCAAACGCTACGTGGCGCGCTGAAAGCCATTCCGCAGGGACAATGGGAATCCGGTCAGGCGCTGGGACTGAGAAAATCAGCGATTTTCATTCGCCTGATTATGCCGCAAATGTGGCGGCATGCCCTGCCGGGACTGGGTAACCAGTGGCTGGTGCTACTCAAAGACACCGCACTGGTTTCGCTGATCAGCGTCAACGATCTGATGCTGCAAACAAAAAGCATCGCCACGCGAACGCAGGAACCCTTTACCTGGTATGTGATTGCCTCGGCTATTTACTTAGCGATCACCCTATTAAGCCAGTACGTTCTGAAACGCATTGAGCAACGCACCACGCGTTTTGAACGGAGGCCTTCCTGA
- the artM gene encoding arginine ABC transporter permease ArtM → MLAYLPELLSGLQTSLTLTAAAIAAALALSLLLTVVLTLKTPVIKHLAKGYITLFTGTPLLVQMFLIYYGPGQFTFIQQISWLWNLLSQPWLCAMVALALNSAAYTTQLFYGAVKAIPAGQWQSCAALGMSQRQTLRILLPFAFKRALSSYSNEVVLVFKSTSLAYTITLMEVMGYSQLMYGRTYDVMVFGAAGIIYLSVNGLLTLLMRFLERRALVFERRN, encoded by the coding sequence ATGCTTGCTTATTTACCTGAGCTGTTGAGCGGCCTGCAAACCAGCCTAACGTTAACGGCGGCGGCAATCGCGGCGGCGCTGGCGCTGTCACTGCTGCTTACCGTCGTTCTGACTTTGAAAACGCCCGTGATTAAACATCTGGCGAAAGGCTATATCACGCTGTTCACCGGGACGCCGCTGCTGGTTCAGATGTTCCTGATTTACTACGGTCCCGGTCAGTTCACCTTTATCCAGCAAATTTCCTGGCTATGGAACCTGCTTTCACAGCCGTGGCTCTGTGCGATGGTGGCGCTAGCGCTAAACAGTGCGGCCTATACCACTCAGTTGTTTTACGGGGCGGTCAAAGCGATCCCTGCCGGGCAATGGCAATCCTGCGCCGCGCTGGGCATGTCGCAACGGCAAACGCTGCGAATTTTGCTGCCTTTCGCATTTAAACGCGCACTCTCATCATATTCTAATGAAGTCGTACTGGTATTTAAGAGCACTTCGCTGGCTTATACCATTACGCTGATGGAGGTGATGGGCTACAGCCAGTTGATGTACGGGCGAACTTATGACGTGATGGTTTTCGGAGCCGCCGGTATTATCTATCTGTCCGTCAATGGGTTACTTACTCTGTTAATGCGTTTTCTCGAGCGCCGCGCGCTGGTGTTTGAACGACGAAATTGA
- a CDS encoding YbjO family protein: MTQRNIYAPVPVMVAGIAIIATRFLGILLLIWELGPSELGGWIGTNAESWDSTLVLLLSLVIVCIEIRCGFAVLSGIGWGRWGYVVCQCLVTLYLLLASLSEFLPAIFHISGDDNTAVLHQLMLQKIPDFLVIVLLFLPRRSKRFFLRQK, translated from the coding sequence ACTCAGCGAAATATCTACGCCCCGGTTCCGGTGATGGTGGCGGGGATCGCAATTATTGCGACCCGTTTTCTGGGGATTTTACTGTTGATATGGGAACTGGGGCCAAGCGAACTGGGCGGTTGGATCGGCACCAATGCCGAATCCTGGGATTCAACGCTGGTGTTGCTGCTGTCGCTCGTTATTGTCTGTATCGAAATCCGCTGCGGATTTGCGGTGCTGTCCGGGATCGGTTGGGGGCGTTGGGGGTATGTGGTCTGCCAGTGCCTGGTAACCCTATATCTGTTGCTGGCTTCATTGAGCGAGTTTCTGCCGGCGATATTCCACATTTCCGGGGATGATAACACCGCTGTCCTGCACCAGTTGATGCTCCAGAAAATACCGGACTTTTTGGTTATCGTCTTGCTGTTTTTACCCCGTCGCAGCAAACGGTTTTTCCTGCGTCAGAAATAA